A section of the Aminiphilus circumscriptus DSM 16581 genome encodes:
- a CDS encoding DegT/DnrJ/EryC1/StrS family aminotransferase: MKMIEDCACSFGGFLDGRHSGTFGYAGCFSFHPRKAITTEEGGIMITDDADVARSVSSLRDHGASRSDRERHGQKGSFFLPEFNVVGYNFRMTDFQGALGVSQMKKAEMLLEGRRAVAAWYDEALREFPWLVPPLVPEGYVSGYQSYVCLFASPEDLSSLTRDRIDSLHEKRNAFMSFLEEHGVSTRQGTHAVHTLGYYRDTYGLSDEDYPMSYAADRLSVAFPLYFGMTDEEFAYVIDAIRAGGQH; this comes from the coding sequence ATGAAGATGATCGAAGATTGCGCATGCAGCTTTGGTGGATTCCTCGACGGAAGACACTCCGGCACCTTCGGGTATGCCGGGTGCTTTTCCTTCCACCCGCGCAAGGCCATCACCACTGAAGAGGGCGGCATAATGATCACCGACGACGCCGACGTGGCGCGAAGCGTCTCTTCCCTGCGGGATCACGGCGCGTCCAGATCGGATCGGGAGCGGCACGGCCAGAAGGGGAGCTTTTTTCTTCCCGAGTTCAACGTGGTGGGCTATAACTTCCGTATGACCGATTTTCAGGGTGCCCTGGGTGTCTCCCAGATGAAGAAGGCGGAGATGCTTCTCGAAGGACGCCGGGCTGTGGCGGCGTGGTATGACGAGGCGTTGCGCGAATTCCCCTGGCTTGTGCCTCCTCTCGTTCCCGAAGGCTATGTGTCGGGGTATCAGTCCTACGTGTGCCTTTTCGCCTCTCCGGAAGATCTTTCGAGCCTCACCCGGGATCGCATAGACAGTCTCCATGAAAAAAGAAACGCTTTCATGTCGTTTCTCGAGGAACATGGGGTTTCCACGCGCCAGGGAACCCATGCGGTACACACGCTTGGATATTACAGAGACACCTATGGCCTTTCCGACGAAGACTACCCCATGTCCTACGCGGCGGATCGCCTCAGCGTGGCGTTTCCTCTCTATTTCGGAATGACGGACGAGGAATTCGCCTACGTCATCGATGCCATACGGGCGGGAGGACAGCACTGA